The following coding sequences lie in one Megalodesulfovibrio gigas DSM 1382 = ATCC 19364 genomic window:
- the pstC gene encoding phosphate ABC transporter permease subunit PstC: MIPAYVILLLLLALSAVAYMLGRNRAFAVAGGPAGLRHLHSRPGYYGALTALWCFGPAIIVFALWQASEGGVITGLVVSHLPPEVQALPPDRLGLVVNDVKNLVGGNILSGDPSPELRKAADEFIRLRVYSRVLLLGVCAMLAAGGLLLSRKGITPQLRARNKVERLVKWLLIACSMLAIFTTVGIILSVLFEAIRFFKIIPVQDFLFGLEWSPQMAIREDQVGGSGAFGAVPVFVGTALISIIAMVVAVPIGLMAAIYMSEYASRKFRATAKPLMEILAGIPTVVYGFFAALTVAPIVRDWGSAVGLSVSSESGLVAGLVMGIMIIPFVSSLSDDVINAVPQSLRDGALALGSTSSETVRKVVLPAALPGIVGSVLLAMSRAIGETMIVVMAAGLSANLTLNPFETVTTVTVQIVTLLIGDQEFDSPKTLAAFALGLVLFLVTLCLNIFALHVVRKYREQYE, from the coding sequence ATGATCCCAGCGTATGTCATCTTGCTGTTGTTGCTAGCCTTGAGCGCCGTGGCGTACATGCTCGGGCGGAACAGGGCGTTTGCCGTGGCCGGCGGTCCTGCCGGGCTGCGCCACCTGCATTCCCGTCCCGGGTATTACGGGGCGCTCACCGCGCTGTGGTGCTTCGGGCCGGCCATCATCGTGTTTGCACTATGGCAGGCCAGCGAGGGCGGCGTCATCACCGGGCTGGTGGTTTCCCATCTGCCGCCAGAGGTGCAGGCCTTGCCGCCGGATCGGCTCGGGCTGGTGGTCAACGACGTCAAGAATCTGGTGGGCGGCAACATTCTGAGCGGGGATCCCTCGCCGGAACTTCGCAAGGCGGCGGACGAGTTCATCCGGCTGCGCGTGTATTCCCGGGTGCTGCTGCTGGGAGTGTGCGCCATGCTGGCCGCGGGCGGGTTGCTGCTGTCGCGCAAGGGCATCACGCCCCAGCTGCGCGCCCGCAACAAGGTGGAGCGGCTGGTCAAGTGGCTGCTCATCGCCTGTTCAATGCTGGCCATCTTCACCACTGTGGGCATCATTCTTTCGGTGCTGTTCGAGGCCATCCGCTTTTTCAAGATCATTCCGGTGCAGGATTTTCTCTTCGGGCTGGAGTGGAGCCCGCAGATGGCCATCCGGGAAGATCAGGTGGGCGGGTCCGGCGCATTCGGCGCTGTCCCGGTGTTCGTGGGCACGGCGCTCATCTCCATCATCGCCATGGTGGTGGCTGTGCCCATCGGGCTGATGGCGGCCATCTACATGTCTGAATACGCCTCGCGCAAGTTCCGCGCCACGGCCAAGCCGCTCATGGAAATTCTGGCTGGCATCCCCACGGTGGTATACGGCTTCTTCGCCGCTCTTACCGTGGCGCCCATTGTCCGGGATTGGGGCAGCGCCGTGGGGCTGAGTGTTTCTTCGGAAAGCGGGCTGGTGGCCGGGCTGGTGATGGGGATCATGATTATCCCCTTTGTCTCCTCCCTGTCTGATGACGTCATCAACGCCGTGCCGCAATCCCTGCGCGACGGCGCCTTGGCCCTGGGCTCCACGTCCTCGGAAACGGTGCGCAAGGTGGTGTTGCCTGCTGCCCTGCCGGGCATTGTGGGCTCGGTGCTGCTGGCCATGTCCCGCGCCATCGGGGAAACGATGATCGTGGTCATGGCGGCCGGGCTCTCGGCCAATCTGACCCTCAACCCCTTCGAAACCGTGACCACCGTGACGGTGCAGATCGTCACGCTGCTCATCGGGGACCAGGAATTCGACAGCCCGAAGACCCTGGCGGCCTTCGCCCTGGGGCTGGTGCTGTTCCTGGTGACGCTGTGTCTGAACATCTTCGCCCTGCATGTCGTGCGCAAGTATCGGGAACAGTATGAATAA
- the purT gene encoding formate-dependent phosphoribosylglycinamide formyltransferase, translating to MASIGTPLTSSATKLLLLGAGELGKEVAIEAQRLGVEVIAVDRYPNAPAMQVAHRSHVISMLDAAALRDIITAEQPDFVVPEIEAIATEELLALEAEGVTVIPTARAARLTMDREGIRRLAAEELGLRTSPYRFADTRAEFLDACRTVGFPCVVKPVMSSSGKGQSVARDEAEAEASWDYAQTAGRAGAGRVIVEGFVDFDYEITLLTVRHAEGVCFCQPIGHRQEKGDYRESWQPHPMTPAALAEAHRMAEAITAALGGRGIFGVELFIKGDEVIFSEVSPRPHDTGMVTLISQDLSEFALHVRAILGLPVPAIRQYGPAASRVILAEGDSAAPRYVIAPEALAEPDTAIRLFGKPEVRGLRRMGVALALGTDVEDAKAKAIRVAGQVQVTL from the coding sequence ATGGCCAGCATCGGCACGCCCCTGACATCCTCCGCCACAAAACTGCTGCTCCTTGGCGCCGGCGAACTCGGCAAGGAAGTGGCCATCGAGGCCCAGCGGCTGGGCGTGGAGGTCATCGCCGTGGACCGCTACCCCAACGCCCCGGCCATGCAGGTGGCGCACCGGTCCCATGTGATCAGCATGCTGGACGCCGCAGCCCTGCGCGACATCATCACGGCCGAGCAGCCGGATTTCGTGGTCCCGGAGATCGAGGCCATCGCCACCGAAGAGCTGCTGGCGCTGGAGGCCGAGGGCGTGACCGTCATCCCCACGGCCAGAGCCGCCCGGCTGACCATGGACCGCGAAGGCATCCGCCGTCTGGCCGCCGAGGAGCTGGGGCTGCGGACCTCGCCGTATCGCTTTGCCGACACCAGGGCCGAATTTCTGGACGCCTGCCGCACGGTGGGGTTTCCCTGCGTGGTCAAGCCGGTGATGTCCTCCTCGGGCAAGGGGCAGAGCGTGGCCCGCGACGAGGCCGAGGCCGAAGCCTCCTGGGACTACGCCCAGACCGCCGGCCGCGCCGGCGCCGGCCGGGTGATTGTGGAAGGATTCGTGGATTTTGACTACGAAATCACCCTGCTCACGGTCCGCCATGCCGAGGGCGTATGCTTCTGCCAGCCCATAGGCCACCGCCAGGAAAAAGGCGACTACCGCGAATCCTGGCAGCCGCACCCCATGACGCCGGCCGCCCTGGCCGAGGCCCACCGCATGGCCGAGGCCATCACCGCCGCCCTGGGCGGGCGCGGCATCTTCGGCGTGGAACTGTTCATCAAGGGCGACGAGGTCATCTTCTCCGAGGTCTCCCCCCGCCCGCACGACACGGGCATGGTGACGCTCATCTCCCAGGATCTGTCGGAATTCGCGCTGCATGTCCGGGCCATTCTGGGCCTGCCCGTGCCGGCCATCCGGCAGTATGGCCCTGCGGCGTCGCGGGTCATCCTGGCCGAGGGCGACTCCGCCGCGCCGCGCTACGTCATTGCCCCCGAGGCCCTGGCCGAGCCGGACACCGCCATCCGTCTCTTCGGCAAACCCGAGGTGCGCGGCCTGCGGCGTATGGGCGTGGCCCTGGCCCTGGGAACCGACGTGGAAGACGCCAAGGCCAAGGCCATCCGCGTGGCCGGGCAGGTGCAGGTGACGCTGTAG
- the folE2 gene encoding GTP cyclohydrolase FolE2: MNPPHVSSLLLEDTQNQAAPWPIFIDAVGVCGLRLPVLVADNARAPQLVTATLSLSASLAHDAKGSHMSRFVEVLEEARTQVFSPQRLAALLDELRRRLQARQAALDMAFPFFLERRAPHTGAAALMDYACSYHVRSGDADPQFTLAVEAPVAALCPCSKAISDYGAHNQRGRIRMEITPRRAAEGGWDVPGIEECIAVAEGAASSPVYPLLKRPDERVVTMRMYENPVFVEDMARHTAAALMADERVQAFRVHAETLESIHNHNAFARIAWTRDA, translated from the coding sequence GTGAACCCCCCGCATGTTTCGTCGCTGTTGCTGGAAGACACCCAGAACCAGGCCGCGCCATGGCCCATTTTCATCGACGCCGTAGGCGTCTGCGGCCTGCGGCTGCCCGTGCTCGTGGCAGACAACGCCCGCGCCCCTCAACTGGTCACCGCCACCCTGTCCCTTTCCGCCAGCCTGGCGCATGACGCCAAGGGCTCGCATATGAGCCGGTTTGTGGAAGTGCTGGAGGAAGCCCGCACCCAGGTATTCTCGCCGCAGCGGCTGGCCGCCCTGCTGGACGAGCTGCGCCGCCGCCTGCAGGCCCGGCAGGCCGCCCTGGACATGGCGTTCCCCTTCTTCCTGGAACGTCGCGCCCCGCATACCGGCGCCGCGGCCCTCATGGACTATGCGTGCAGCTACCATGTGCGTTCCGGCGATGCCGATCCGCAATTCACCCTGGCCGTGGAAGCCCCGGTGGCGGCCCTGTGCCCCTGCAGCAAGGCCATCAGCGATTACGGCGCGCACAACCAGCGCGGCCGCATCCGCATGGAGATCACGCCGCGCCGGGCTGCCGAGGGCGGCTGGGACGTGCCGGGCATCGAGGAATGCATTGCCGTGGCCGAGGGCGCTGCCTCCTCCCCGGTCTATCCCCTGCTCAAGCGGCCCGACGAGCGCGTGGTGACCATGCGCATGTACGAAAATCCCGTCTTCGTGGAGGACATGGCCCGCCACACCGCGGCGGCCCTCATGGCCGACGAACGGGTGCAGGCCTTTCGGGTGCACGCGGAGACCCTGGAATCCATCCACAACCACAACGCCTTTGCCCGCATCGCCTGGACCAGGGACGCCTGA
- a CDS encoding substrate-binding domain-containing protein, protein MLKGLTVAAAALLLATSVNFAHAQAARDTIKVVGSSTVYPFSTVVAETFGKGGKFKTPTIESTGTGGGMKLFCAGVGVGHPDITNASRRMKKSECEDCMKNGVKEVVEVKVGYDGIVIANSKKTGLFKLAIVDLYRAMAKEVEVDGKMVANPFKTWKEVNPALPAAKIEVLGPPPTSGTRDAFLELVMEVGAKSSPFLKALEKEDGKKWKAYAHTIREDGAYIDAGENDNLIVQKLDANPSALGIFGFSFLDQNADKIQGSEVDGVAPTFDNIASGKYSVSRPLYFYVKKAHASVIPGIPEYLAEFTSEKAWGKDGYLASKGMIPMPDAERKEFAAKAKGLTPVDCGALK, encoded by the coding sequence ATGTTGAAAGGTCTCACCGTCGCAGCGGCTGCTTTGCTGCTGGCCACCAGCGTGAACTTCGCGCACGCCCAGGCCGCCAGGGACACCATCAAGGTCGTGGGTTCTTCCACGGTCTACCCCTTCTCCACCGTGGTTGCGGAAACCTTTGGCAAGGGCGGCAAGTTCAAGACGCCCACCATTGAATCCACCGGCACCGGCGGCGGCATGAAGCTGTTCTGCGCCGGCGTGGGCGTGGGCCACCCCGACATCACCAACGCCTCCCGCCGCATGAAGAAGTCCGAGTGCGAAGACTGCATGAAGAATGGTGTCAAGGAAGTGGTGGAAGTCAAGGTCGGCTACGACGGCATTGTCATCGCCAACTCCAAGAAGACCGGGCTGTTCAAGCTGGCCATCGTGGATTTGTACCGCGCCATGGCCAAGGAAGTGGAAGTTGACGGCAAGATGGTCGCCAACCCCTTCAAGACCTGGAAGGAAGTGAACCCCGCGCTGCCCGCCGCCAAGATCGAAGTGCTCGGGCCCCCTCCCACATCCGGCACCCGTGACGCCTTCCTCGAACTGGTGATGGAAGTCGGCGCCAAGTCCTCCCCCTTCCTGAAGGCCCTGGAAAAGGAAGACGGCAAGAAGTGGAAAGCCTACGCGCACACCATTCGTGAAGACGGCGCCTACATCGACGCTGGCGAAAACGACAACCTCATTGTTCAGAAGCTGGACGCCAACCCCAGCGCCCTGGGCATCTTCGGCTTCTCCTTCCTGGACCAGAACGCCGACAAGATCCAGGGTTCCGAAGTGGATGGCGTTGCCCCCACCTTCGACAACATCGCCTCCGGCAAGTACTCCGTGTCCCGCCCCCTGTACTTCTACGTGAAAAAGGCGCATGCTTCCGTCATTCCCGGCATTCCTGAGTACCTGGCTGAATTCACCAGCGAAAAGGCCTGGGGTAAGGACGGTTACCTGGCCTCCAAGGGCATGATCCCCATGCCCGACGCCGAGCGCAAGGAATTCGCTGCCAAAGCCAAGGGCTTGACCCCCGTTGACTGCGGCGCCCTGAAGTAG
- the pstB gene encoding phosphate ABC transporter ATP-binding protein PstB, with protein MRCVDVNVYYGDKHAINNVSMDIGNNEVIAMIGPSGCGKSTFLRCLNRMNDTIDSCRVTGLIELDGRNIYDPKVDVVPLRAQVGMVFQKPNPFPKSIYENIAYGPRIHGLVNTKSEMDEIVETSLKRAGLWNEAKDRLDQPGTGLSGGQQQRLCIARTIAVSPEVILMDEPCSALDPIATSIIEDLIDELREHFAIAIVTHSMQQASRVSQRTAYFHLGDLIEIGPTEQIFTNPLHELTHDYITGRFG; from the coding sequence ATGCGTTGCGTGGATGTCAACGTCTATTACGGCGACAAGCATGCCATCAACAACGTGTCCATGGACATCGGCAACAACGAGGTCATCGCCATGATCGGTCCCTCGGGCTGCGGGAAGTCCACCTTCCTGCGATGCCTGAACCGCATGAACGACACCATCGACAGCTGCCGCGTCACCGGACTTATTGAACTGGACGGCCGGAACATCTATGATCCCAAGGTGGACGTAGTCCCCCTGCGGGCCCAGGTGGGCATGGTGTTCCAGAAGCCCAACCCGTTCCCAAAATCCATTTATGAAAACATCGCCTATGGGCCGCGCATCCATGGCCTGGTGAACACCAAGAGCGAGATGGACGAGATTGTGGAAACGTCCCTCAAGCGCGCCGGGTTGTGGAACGAGGCCAAGGACCGGCTGGACCAGCCCGGCACCGGGCTTTCCGGCGGGCAGCAGCAGCGCCTGTGCATTGCCCGCACCATCGCCGTGAGTCCGGAAGTCATCCTCATGGATGAGCCGTGCTCCGCCCTGGACCCCATTGCGACGTCGATTATCGAAGACTTGATCGACGAACTGCGCGAACATTTCGCCATCGCAATCGTCACGCATTCCATGCAGCAGGCCTCCCGCGTTTCCCAGCGTACAGCCTATTTTCACCTGGGCGACCTCATCGAAATCGGCCCCACGGAGCAGATTTTCACGAACCCGCTCCATGAATTGACGCACGATTACATCACTGGCCGCTTCGGCTAG
- a CDS encoding N-acyl homoserine lactonase family protein produces the protein MSFSITPLLVGVRNVDQGIMTWQRGYGKRIWLPIWSFLLREKGGEGRILLVDTGLEDFVPPQEFIDETGLDAQLMEDALAAVGIRPEDVWGVINTHLHDDHCGNNPLFPNARIFVQTLEAEACRNPHPVDYRYDASYIDGVNLVELDGDAEILPGLKVLLTPGHTPGSQTVVVETDEGPAVIAGMCSNQENFPASGLAVCPGVHCNAYVAHDTAQALKAMRQAGAELYPLHDLTVATRAKA, from the coding sequence ATGTCATTTTCCATCACGCCCCTGCTGGTGGGGGTACGCAATGTGGACCAGGGGATCATGACCTGGCAGCGCGGCTACGGCAAGCGCATCTGGCTGCCCATATGGTCCTTCCTGCTCAGGGAAAAGGGCGGCGAAGGCCGCATCCTGCTGGTGGACACCGGCCTTGAAGACTTTGTGCCGCCGCAGGAATTCATTGACGAAACCGGTCTGGACGCCCAGCTCATGGAAGACGCCCTGGCCGCCGTGGGCATCAGGCCCGAAGACGTCTGGGGCGTCATCAACACCCACCTGCACGACGACCATTGCGGCAACAACCCGCTGTTTCCCAACGCCAGAATCTTCGTGCAGACACTGGAAGCCGAGGCCTGCCGCAATCCGCATCCCGTGGACTACCGCTATGATGCATCCTACATCGATGGCGTCAATCTGGTGGAGCTGGACGGCGACGCGGAAATCCTGCCCGGTCTCAAGGTCCTGCTGACCCCCGGCCATACCCCCGGCAGCCAGACTGTGGTGGTGGAGACAGACGAGGGGCCGGCCGTCATCGCCGGCATGTGCAGCAACCAGGAAAACTTCCCGGCATCTGGCCTGGCCGTGTGCCCTGGCGTGCACTGCAATGCATATGTCGCCCACGATACCGCCCAGGCCCTCAAGGCCATGCGGCAGGCCGGGGCCGAGCTCTACCCCCTGCACGACCTCACCGTGGCCACCCGCGCCAAGGCGTAA
- the pstA gene encoding phosphate ABC transporter permease PstA gives MNNTTTKPRPIDIVNAGLAKRYAAEKRFRLYGFSAIVISLCFLGLLFVTIVYDGLPAFTQTYLKLEVALPEAEFDRENLNAANYPLFIKQAIRSYFPEVTERREVRDIDNFISNSAPFDLEKAVFADPSLIGKSVTLWVLADDDVDQLVKGHIDRDVPEIERRMSDRQIAWVDSLKKRGLLERKFNTVFLTTGDSREPEQAGIWGAVMGSFYSLLITLLLSFPIGISAAVYLEEFAPKNKWTDLIEVNINNLAAVPSIVFGLLGLAVFLNFFELPRSAPLVGGLVLTLMTLPVIIIASRAALKSVPPSIREAALGIGSSQLQTVLNHVLPLAMPGMLTGAIIGMARALGETAPLLMIGMVAFIVDVPQGITDAATALPVQIYLWSDSPERGFREKTSAAIIVLLVFLLAMNALAVILRKKFERRW, from the coding sequence ATGAATAACACCACCACCAAGCCGCGCCCCATCGACATTGTCAACGCCGGGCTGGCCAAGCGCTATGCTGCGGAGAAGCGCTTTCGGCTGTACGGCTTCTCGGCCATCGTCATCAGCCTGTGCTTTCTGGGATTGCTGTTCGTGACCATCGTGTACGACGGCTTGCCCGCCTTCACCCAGACGTACCTCAAGCTGGAGGTGGCGCTGCCGGAAGCGGAGTTCGACCGCGAGAATCTGAACGCGGCCAACTATCCATTGTTCATCAAGCAGGCCATCCGCAGCTATTTTCCCGAGGTGACCGAGCGTCGCGAAGTGCGCGATATCGACAACTTCATCAGCAACAGCGCGCCCTTTGATCTGGAAAAGGCCGTCTTTGCGGACCCGTCTCTCATCGGCAAGTCCGTCACCTTGTGGGTGCTGGCCGATGACGACGTGGATCAGCTGGTGAAGGGCCACATCGACCGCGACGTGCCCGAAATCGAGCGCCGCATGAGTGACCGGCAGATTGCCTGGGTGGATTCCCTGAAGAAACGCGGCCTGCTGGAACGGAAGTTCAACACCGTGTTCCTGACCACCGGGGACTCCCGCGAGCCCGAGCAGGCCGGCATCTGGGGCGCGGTGATGGGGTCTTTCTACTCCCTGCTCATCACGCTGCTGCTCTCGTTCCCCATTGGCATCTCCGCGGCGGTGTATCTGGAAGAGTTCGCGCCCAAGAACAAGTGGACGGACCTCATCGAGGTGAACATCAACAACCTGGCCGCCGTGCCCTCCATCGTGTTCGGTCTGCTGGGGCTGGCGGTGTTCCTGAACTTCTTCGAGCTGCCGCGCTCGGCGCCGCTGGTGGGCGGTCTGGTGCTCACCCTGATGACCCTGCCGGTCATCATCATCGCCTCGCGCGCGGCCCTGAAAAGCGTGCCGCCTTCCATCCGGGAGGCAGCCCTGGGCATCGGTTCCTCCCAGTTGCAGACGGTGCTCAACCATGTGCTGCCCCTGGCCATGCCGGGCATGCTCACCGGGGCCATCATCGGCATGGCCCGCGCCCTGGGGGAAACGGCGCCGCTGCTGATGATCGGCATGGTGGCCTTCATCGTGGACGTGCCGCAAGGCATTACGGACGCCGCCACGGCCCTGCCGGTGCAGATCTACCTGTGGTCGGACTCGCCGGAACGCGGCTTCCGGGAAAAGACCAGCGCGGCCATCATCGTGCTGTTGGTCTTCCTGCTGGCCATGAACGCCCTGGCGGTGATTCTGCGCAAGAAATTCGAACGTCGTTGGTAA
- a CDS encoding DsrE family protein, with protein sequence MSKYLFVLARGPEDGGRVERCLRLARLAVLKGHEVSLFLMDEAVLLAQRFICSQPDKLPEVAPDALCQHFQFLRKARASILLDVHSARQRLGIRPALPSGLALMSDAAMLDLAEESKVFSF encoded by the coding sequence ATGAGCAAATACCTGTTCGTCCTGGCCCGGGGACCCGAAGACGGCGGCCGCGTGGAGCGCTGCCTGCGGCTGGCCCGGCTGGCCGTGCTCAAGGGGCACGAGGTCAGCCTGTTTCTGATGGACGAAGCCGTGCTGCTGGCCCAACGCTTCATCTGCTCGCAGCCGGACAAACTGCCGGAGGTGGCGCCGGATGCCCTGTGCCAGCACTTCCAGTTCCTGCGCAAGGCCAGGGCTTCCATCCTGCTGGATGTGCACAGCGCCCGGCAGCGCCTGGGGATCCGCCCGGCCCTGCCCAGCGGCCTGGCCCTGATGAGCGACGCCGCCATGCTGGACCTAGCAGAAGAATCGAAAGTGTTTTCGTTCTAG
- the phoU gene encoding phosphate signaling complex protein PhoU, whose translation MTAKDKPHIVRSFDEELESMTSLLVSMGEKALVQLEKAVQVLRTRDADLAHAILRADDLVDSMHAQVNTLTVGLLATRQPVATDLRHVVAALKMATDLERVADYAASVAGSSLAMPAAPSDVVMEKVEALADVAKQLLADVVKALEEESEEAAVAVWQGDDAVDAAYLALMQTLHEEIAAHPEHLAVNSQLIFVARSLERLADHVTNVASHLIYSVTGKIYKG comes from the coding sequence ATGACGGCCAAAGATAAACCGCATATTGTCCGCTCTTTTGACGAAGAGCTGGAAAGCATGACCTCCCTGCTGGTCAGCATGGGAGAGAAGGCCTTGGTGCAGTTGGAGAAAGCGGTGCAGGTCCTGCGCACCCGGGACGCCGATCTGGCCCACGCCATCCTGCGCGCGGACGATCTGGTGGACTCCATGCACGCCCAGGTCAATACCCTGACCGTGGGCCTGCTGGCCACCCGTCAGCCCGTGGCCACAGATCTGCGCCACGTGGTGGCCGCCCTCAAGATGGCCACGGACCTGGAGCGCGTGGCCGACTATGCCGCCAGCGTGGCCGGCAGCTCCCTGGCCATGCCCGCCGCCCCCTCCGATGTGGTGATGGAGAAGGTCGAGGCCCTGGCCGATGTGGCGAAGCAGTTGCTGGCGGACGTGGTGAAGGCCCTGGAGGAAGAAAGCGAGGAAGCCGCCGTGGCCGTGTGGCAAGGCGACGACGCCGTGGATGCGGCCTATCTGGCCCTCATGCAGACGCTGCACGAGGAGATCGCCGCCCATCCGGAGCACTTGGCCGTGAATTCCCAGCTCATCTTCGTGGCCCGCTCCCTGGAACGCCTGGCCGATCACGTCACCAACGTGGCCAGCCATCTCATCTATTCCGTTACCGGAAAAATCTACAAAGGGTAG
- a CDS encoding PilZ domain-containing protein yields the protein MRMFCPQCNIFLAVGSLQPKTAFRCHNCSHRILPPAPNAAYFACPHCGLRRELSARHIGVLVKCSHCGQVSRTDSLYLPNQPPLEAAAPLAPPSRSVATPQERRRAMRHVLHDLTAYLGLLVGNADVQNISETGAGFAIASPEREFQVGEQLYADLLFQQELVIAKAPLVVVRHNATALGCRFELEDSSLQRRIRLLIDQGLLTEQYLRDPVALEFEKHAGRFQLREHDLY from the coding sequence ATGCGCATGTTTTGTCCGCAGTGCAACATCTTCCTGGCCGTGGGATCCTTGCAGCCCAAAACGGCGTTTCGGTGCCACAACTGCAGCCATCGCATTCTGCCGCCAGCTCCCAACGCGGCGTATTTCGCCTGTCCTCACTGCGGGTTGCGGCGTGAACTGAGCGCCCGACACATTGGCGTGCTGGTCAAGTGTTCGCATTGCGGCCAAGTGAGCCGCACGGATTCCCTGTATTTGCCGAATCAACCGCCGCTCGAAGCGGCCGCGCCGCTTGCGCCGCCCTCCAGGAGTGTCGCCACCCCACAAGAGCGCCGTCGCGCCATGCGCCATGTGTTGCACGACCTCACTGCCTACCTGGGATTGCTGGTGGGCAATGCGGATGTGCAGAACATCAGCGAGACCGGTGCCGGCTTTGCCATCGCATCGCCGGAACGCGAGTTTCAGGTGGGCGAACAACTGTATGCTGATCTGCTGTTCCAACAGGAACTGGTCATCGCAAAAGCGCCGCTGGTGGTGGTGCGGCACAACGCCACTGCGCTGGGCTGTCGCTTTGAGCTGGAGGACTCGTCCCTGCAACGTCGCATCCGCCTGCTCATCGACCAGGGCCTGCTGACCGAACAGTACCTCCGCGATCCCGTGGCCCTGGAATTCGAGAAGCATGCCGGCCGCTTCCAGCTGCGGGAGCATGATTTGTATTAG